One part of the Muntiacus reevesi chromosome 18, mMunRee1.1, whole genome shotgun sequence genome encodes these proteins:
- the MINK1 gene encoding misshapen-like kinase 1 isoform X2 yields MGDPAPARSLDDIDLSALRDPAGIFELVEVVGNGTYGQVYKGRHVKTGQLAAIKVMDVTEDEEEEIKQEINMLKKYSHHRNIATYYGAFIKKSPPGNDDQLWLVMEFCGAGSVTDLVKNTKGNALKEDCIAYICREILRGLAHLHAHKVIHRDIKGQNVLLTENAEVKLVDFGVSAQLDRTVGRRNTFIGTPYWMAPEVIACDENPDATYDYRSDIWSLGITAIEMAEGAPPLCDMHPMRALFLIPRNPPPRLKSKKWSKKFIDFIDTCLIKAYLSRPPTEQLLKFPFIRDQPTERQVRIQLKDHIDRSRKKRGEKEETEYEYSGSEEEDDSHGEEGEPSSIMNVPGESTLRREFLRLQQENKSNSEALKQQQQQLQQQQQRDPEAHIKHLLHQRQRRIEEQKEERRRVEEQQRREREQRKLQEKEQQRRLEDMQALRREEERRQAEREQEYIRHRLEEEQRQLEILQQQLLQEQALLLEYKRKQLEEQRQSERLQRQLQQEHAYLKSLQQQQQQQQLQKQQQILPGDRKPLYHYGRGVNPADKPAWAREVEERTRMNKQQNSPLAKSKPGSTGPEPPVPQASPGPPGPLSQTPPMQRPVEPQEGPHKSLVAHRVPLKPYAAPVPRSQSLQDQPTRNLAAFPASHDPDPAVPAPTATPSARGAVIRQNSDPTSEGPGPSPNPPAWVRPDNEAPPKVPQRTSSIATALNTSGAGGSRPAQAVRARPRSNSAWQIYLQRRAERGSPKPPGPPAPPPGPPNACSNPDLRRSDPGWERSDSVLPASHGHLPQAGSLERNRVGASSKLDNSPVLSPGNKAKPDDHRSRPGRPASYKRAIGEDFVLLKERTLDEAPRPPKKAMDYSSSSEEVESSEDDEEESNGEPSEGSRDTPGARDGDTDSVSTMVVHDVEEIAGPQTPYGGGTMVVQRTPEEERSLLHADSNGYTNLPDVVQPSHSPTESSKGQSPPLKDGGSDYQSRGLVKAPGKSSFTMFVDLGIYQPGGSGDTIPITALVGGEGSRLDQLQYDVRKGSVVNVNPTNTRAHSETPEIRKYKKRFNSEILCAALWGVNLLVGTENGLMLLDRSGQGKVYGLIGRRRFQQMDVLEGLNLLITISGKRNKLRVYYLSWLRNKILHNDPEVEKKQGWTTVGDMEGCGHYRVVKYERIKFLVIALKNSVEVYAWAPKPYHKFMAFKSFADLPHRPLLVDLTVEEGQRLKVIYGSSAGFHAVDVDSGNSYDIYIPVHIQSQITPHAIIFLPNTDGMEMLLCYEDEGVYVNTYGRIIKDVVLQWGEMPTSVAYICSNQIMGWGEKAIEIRSVETGHLDGVFMHKRAQRLKFLCERNDKVFFASVRSGGSSQVYFMTLNRNCIMNW; encoded by the exons GGTCGGCATGTCAAGACTGGGCAGCTGGCTGCCATCAAAGTCATGGACGTCACGGAG gatgaagaggaagagatCAAACAGGAGATCAACATGTTGAAAAAATACTCTCACCACCGCAACATCGCCACCTACTACGGGGCCTTCATCAAGAAGAGCCCCCCAGGGAACGACGACCAGCTCTGG CTGGTGATGGAGTTCTGTGGTGCTGGCTCTGTAACGGACTTGGTGAAGAACACGAAAGGGAATGCCCTGAAGGAGGACTGTATAGCCTACATCTGCAGGGAGATCCTCCGG GGTCTGGCCCATCTCCACGCCCACAAGGTGATCCACCGAGACATCAAGGGGCAGAACGTGCTGCTGACAGAGAATGCCGAGGTCAAGCTAG TGGATTTTGGGGTGAGCGCACAGCTGGACCGCACGGTGGGCAGGCGGAACACGTTCATCGGGACCCCCTACTGGATGGCCCCTGAGGTCATCGCCTGTGATGAGAACCCTGATGCCACCTATGATTACAGG AGTGACATTTGGTCTCTAGGAATCACAGCCATCGAGATGGCAGAGGGAGCCCCCC CTCTATGTGACATGCACCCCATGCGAGCCCTATTCCTCATCCCCCGGAACCCGCCGCCCAGGCTCAAGTCCAAGAAATG GTCTAAGAAGTTCATTGACTTCATTGACACGTGTCTCATCAAGGCTTACCTGAGCCGCCCACCCACCGAGCAGCTACTCAAGTTCCCGTTCATCCGCGACCAGCCCACCGAGCGCCAGGTCCGCATCCAGCTCAAGGACCACATCGACAGATCCCGGAAGAAGCGAGGCGAGAAAG AGGAGACGGAGTATGAGTACAGCGGCAGCGAAGAGGAGGACGACAGCCACGGAGAGGAAGGAGAGCCAAG CTCCATCATGAACGTGCCGGGGGAGTCGACCCTCCGCCGGGAATTCCTCCGGCTCCAGCAGGAGAACAAGAGCAACTCGGAGGCtttaaagcagcagcagcagcagctgcagcagcagcaacagcgaGACCCGGAGGCACACATCAAGCACCTCCTGCACCAGCGCCAGCGGCGCATCGAGGAGCAGAAGGAGGAGCGGCGGCGGGTTGAGGAg CAACAGCGGCGGGAGCGGGAGCAGCGGAAGCTGCAGGAGAAGGAGCAGCAGCGGCGGCTGGAGGACATGCAGGCCCTGCGGCGGGAGGAGGAGCGGCGGCAGGCCGAGCGCGAGCAG gaGTATATCCGTCACAGGCTAGAGGAGGAGCAGCGACAGCTCGAGATCCTTCAGCAACAGCTGCTCCAGGAACAGGCCCTGCTGCTG GAATACAAGCGGAAGCAGCTGGAGGAGCAACGGCAGTCTGAGCGCCTGCAGAGGCAGCTGCAGCAGGAGCACGCCTACCTCAAGtccctgcagcagcagcagcagcagcagcagcttcagaagcagcagcagatccTGCCTGGGGACCGGAAGCCCCTGTATCACTACGGTCGGGGCGTCAACCCTGCCGACAAGCCAGCCTGGGCCCGAGAG GTGGAAGAGAGAACGAGGATGAACAAACAGCAGAACTCCCCCTTGGCCAAGAGCAAGCCAGGCAGCACAGGGCCTGAGCCCCCCGTCCCCCAGGCCTCCCCCGGGCCCCCAGGACCCCTTTCCCAAACTCCTCCTATGCAGAGGCCGGTGGAGCCCCAGGAGGGACCGCACAAG AGCCTGGTGGCACACCGGGTCCCACTGAAGCCATATGCAGCGCCTGTACCCCGCTCCCAGTCCCTGCAGGACCAACCCACCCGAAACCTGGCTGCCTTCCCCGCCTCCCACGACCCCGACCCCGCCGTGCCCGCACCCACCGCCACGCCGAGTGCCCGAGGAGCCGTCATCCGGCAGAACTCAGACCCCACTTCCGAAGGGCCTGGCCCCAGCCCGAACCCCCCAGCCTGGGTCCGGCCTGATAATGAGGCCCCTCCAAAG GTGCCTCAGAGGACCTCATCAATCGCCACTGCCCTTAACACCAGTGGGGCCGGAGGGTCCCGGCCAGCGCAGGCGGTCCGTGCTAG ACCTCGCAGCAACTCCGCCTGGCAAATCTATCTGCAAAGGCGGGCAGAGCGGGGCAGCCCCAAGCCTCCAGGGCCCCCTGCTCCGCCCCCCGGCCCGCCCAACGCCTGTAG TAACCCCGACCTCAGGAGGAGCGACCCCGGCTGGGAGCGCTCGGACAGCGTCCTCCCGGCCTCTCACGGGCACCTCCCGCAAGCTGGCTCGCTGGAGCGGAACCGGGTGGGAG CCTCCTCCAAACTGGACAACTCCCCTGTGCTCTCCCCTGGGAACAAAGCCAAGCCCGATGACCACCGCTCGCGGCCAGGCCGGCCCGCA AGCTATAAGCGAGCCATTGGCGAG GATTTTGTGTTGCTGAAAGAGCGGACCCTGGATGAGGCGCCCCGGCCTCCCAAGAAGGCCATGGACTACTCGTCATCCAGCGAGGAGGTGGAGAGCAGCGAGGACGATGAGGAGGAGAGCAACGGCGAGCCGTCAGAGGGGAGCAGAGACACGCCTGGGGCCCG TGATGGAGACACAGACAGCGTCAGCACCATGGTGGTCCACGACGTGGAGGAGATAGCCGGGCCCCAGACCCCCTACGGGGGTGGCACCATGGTGGTCCAGAGA ACCCCCGAGGAGGAACGCAGCCTGCTGCACGCCGACAGCAACGGCTACACAAACCTGCCAGACGTGGTCCAGCCCAGCCACTCGCCCACCGAGAGCAGCAAAGGTCAAAGCCCCCCCTTGAAGGACGGAGGCAGTGAT taCCAGTCTCGTGGGCTGGTAAAAGCCCCTGGCAAGAGCTCTTTCACGATGTTTGTGGACCTGGGGATCTACCAGCCCGGAGGCAGTGGGGACACCATTCCCATTACAG CCCTGGTGGGTGGAGAGGGCAGTCGGCTCGATCAGCTACAGTACGACGTGAGGAAAGGCTCTGTGGTCAACGTGAACCCCACCAACACCCGGGCCCACAGTGAAACCCCCGAGATTCGGAAGTACAAGAAGCGATTCAATTCCGAGATCCTCTGTGCGGCCCTTTGGG GGGTCAACCTGCTGGTGGGCACGGAGAACGGGCTGATGCTGCTGGACCGCAGCGGGCAGGGCAAGGTGTACGGACTCATCGGGCGGCGGCGCTTCCAGCAGATGGACGTGCTGGAGGGACTCAACTTGCTCATCACCATCTCAG GGAAAAGGAACAAACTGCGGGTGTATTACCTGTCCTGGCTCCGGAACAAGATTCTGCACAATGACCCGGAAGTGGAGAAGAAGCAAGGCTGGACCACTGTGGGGGACATGGAGGGCTGCGGACACTACCGCGTGG TGAAATACGAGCGCATCAAGTTCCTGGTCATTGCCCTGAAGAACTCTGTGGAGGTGTATGCCTGGGCCCCCAAACCTTACCACAAATTCATGGCTTTCAAG TCCTTTGCTGACCTCCCACACCGCCCTCTGCTGGTGGACCTGACGGTAGAGGAGGGCCAGCGGCTCAAGGTCATCTACGGCTCCAGCGCCGGCTTCCACGCTGTGGACGTGGACTCGGGGAACAGCTACGACATCTACATCCCTGTGCAC aTCCAGAGCCAAATCACACCCCACGCCATCATCTTCCTCCCCAACACGGACGGCATGGAGATGCTGCTGTGCTATGAGGATGAGGGCGTCTATGTCAACACGTACGGCCGGATCATCAAGGACGTGGTGCTGCAGTGGGGAGAGATGCCCACCTCTGTGG CCTACATCTGCTCCAACCAGATCATGGGCTGGGGAGAGAAAGCCATTGAGATCCGCTCTGTGGAGACAGGCCACCTGGATGGGGTCTTCATGCACAAACGAGCCCAGAGGCTCAAGTTCCTGTGTGAGCGGAACGACAAG gtgTTTTTCGCCTCGGTCCGCTCCGGGGGCAGCAGCCAAGTTTACTTCATGACCTTGAACCGTAACTGCATCATGAACTGGTGA
- the MINK1 gene encoding misshapen-like kinase 1 isoform X1: MGDPAPARSLDDIDLSALRDPAGIFELVEVVGNGTYGQVYKGRHVKTGQLAAIKVMDVTEDEEEEIKQEINMLKKYSHHRNIATYYGAFIKKSPPGNDDQLWLVMEFCGAGSVTDLVKNTKGNALKEDCIAYICREILRGLAHLHAHKVIHRDIKGQNVLLTENAEVKLVDFGVSAQLDRTVGRRNTFIGTPYWMAPEVIACDENPDATYDYRSDIWSLGITAIEMAEGAPPLCDMHPMRALFLIPRNPPPRLKSKKWSKKFIDFIDTCLIKAYLSRPPTEQLLKFPFIRDQPTERQVRIQLKDHIDRSRKKRGEKEETEYEYSGSEEEDDSHGEEGEPSSIMNVPGESTLRREFLRLQQENKSNSEALKQQQQQLQQQQQRDPEAHIKHLLHQRQRRIEEQKEERRRVEEQQRREREQRKLQEKEQQRRLEDMQALRREEERRQAEREQEYIRHRLEEEQRQLEILQQQLLQEQALLLEYKRKQLEEQRQSERLQRQLQQEHAYLKSLQQQQQQQQLQKQQQILPGDRKPLYHYGRGVNPADKPAWAREVEERTRMNKQQNSPLAKSKPGSTGPEPPVPQASPGPPGPLSQTPPMQRPVEPQEGPHKSLVAHRVPLKPYAAPVPRSQSLQDQPTRNLAAFPASHDPDPAVPAPTATPSARGAVIRQNSDPTSEGPGPSPNPPAWVRPDNEAPPKVPQRTSSIATALNTSGAGGSRPAQAVRARPRSNSAWQIYLQRRAERGSPKPPGPPAPPPGPPNACSNPDLRRSDPGWERSDSVLPASHGHLPQAGSLERNRVGASSKLDNSPVLSPGNKAKPDDHRSRPGRPASYKRAIGEDFVLLKERTLDEAPRPPKKAMDYSSSSEEVESSEDDEEESNGEPSEGSRDTPGARSDGDTDSVSTMVVHDVEEIAGPQTPYGGGTMVVQRTPEEERSLLHADSNGYTNLPDVVQPSHSPTESSKGQSPPLKDGGSDYQSRGLVKAPGKSSFTMFVDLGIYQPGGSGDTIPITALVGGEGSRLDQLQYDVRKGSVVNVNPTNTRAHSETPEIRKYKKRFNSEILCAALWGVNLLVGTENGLMLLDRSGQGKVYGLIGRRRFQQMDVLEGLNLLITISGKRNKLRVYYLSWLRNKILHNDPEVEKKQGWTTVGDMEGCGHYRVVKYERIKFLVIALKNSVEVYAWAPKPYHKFMAFKSFADLPHRPLLVDLTVEEGQRLKVIYGSSAGFHAVDVDSGNSYDIYIPVHIQSQITPHAIIFLPNTDGMEMLLCYEDEGVYVNTYGRIIKDVVLQWGEMPTSVAYICSNQIMGWGEKAIEIRSVETGHLDGVFMHKRAQRLKFLCERNDKVFFASVRSGGSSQVYFMTLNRNCIMNW; this comes from the exons GGTCGGCATGTCAAGACTGGGCAGCTGGCTGCCATCAAAGTCATGGACGTCACGGAG gatgaagaggaagagatCAAACAGGAGATCAACATGTTGAAAAAATACTCTCACCACCGCAACATCGCCACCTACTACGGGGCCTTCATCAAGAAGAGCCCCCCAGGGAACGACGACCAGCTCTGG CTGGTGATGGAGTTCTGTGGTGCTGGCTCTGTAACGGACTTGGTGAAGAACACGAAAGGGAATGCCCTGAAGGAGGACTGTATAGCCTACATCTGCAGGGAGATCCTCCGG GGTCTGGCCCATCTCCACGCCCACAAGGTGATCCACCGAGACATCAAGGGGCAGAACGTGCTGCTGACAGAGAATGCCGAGGTCAAGCTAG TGGATTTTGGGGTGAGCGCACAGCTGGACCGCACGGTGGGCAGGCGGAACACGTTCATCGGGACCCCCTACTGGATGGCCCCTGAGGTCATCGCCTGTGATGAGAACCCTGATGCCACCTATGATTACAGG AGTGACATTTGGTCTCTAGGAATCACAGCCATCGAGATGGCAGAGGGAGCCCCCC CTCTATGTGACATGCACCCCATGCGAGCCCTATTCCTCATCCCCCGGAACCCGCCGCCCAGGCTCAAGTCCAAGAAATG GTCTAAGAAGTTCATTGACTTCATTGACACGTGTCTCATCAAGGCTTACCTGAGCCGCCCACCCACCGAGCAGCTACTCAAGTTCCCGTTCATCCGCGACCAGCCCACCGAGCGCCAGGTCCGCATCCAGCTCAAGGACCACATCGACAGATCCCGGAAGAAGCGAGGCGAGAAAG AGGAGACGGAGTATGAGTACAGCGGCAGCGAAGAGGAGGACGACAGCCACGGAGAGGAAGGAGAGCCAAG CTCCATCATGAACGTGCCGGGGGAGTCGACCCTCCGCCGGGAATTCCTCCGGCTCCAGCAGGAGAACAAGAGCAACTCGGAGGCtttaaagcagcagcagcagcagctgcagcagcagcaacagcgaGACCCGGAGGCACACATCAAGCACCTCCTGCACCAGCGCCAGCGGCGCATCGAGGAGCAGAAGGAGGAGCGGCGGCGGGTTGAGGAg CAACAGCGGCGGGAGCGGGAGCAGCGGAAGCTGCAGGAGAAGGAGCAGCAGCGGCGGCTGGAGGACATGCAGGCCCTGCGGCGGGAGGAGGAGCGGCGGCAGGCCGAGCGCGAGCAG gaGTATATCCGTCACAGGCTAGAGGAGGAGCAGCGACAGCTCGAGATCCTTCAGCAACAGCTGCTCCAGGAACAGGCCCTGCTGCTG GAATACAAGCGGAAGCAGCTGGAGGAGCAACGGCAGTCTGAGCGCCTGCAGAGGCAGCTGCAGCAGGAGCACGCCTACCTCAAGtccctgcagcagcagcagcagcagcagcagcttcagaagcagcagcagatccTGCCTGGGGACCGGAAGCCCCTGTATCACTACGGTCGGGGCGTCAACCCTGCCGACAAGCCAGCCTGGGCCCGAGAG GTGGAAGAGAGAACGAGGATGAACAAACAGCAGAACTCCCCCTTGGCCAAGAGCAAGCCAGGCAGCACAGGGCCTGAGCCCCCCGTCCCCCAGGCCTCCCCCGGGCCCCCAGGACCCCTTTCCCAAACTCCTCCTATGCAGAGGCCGGTGGAGCCCCAGGAGGGACCGCACAAG AGCCTGGTGGCACACCGGGTCCCACTGAAGCCATATGCAGCGCCTGTACCCCGCTCCCAGTCCCTGCAGGACCAACCCACCCGAAACCTGGCTGCCTTCCCCGCCTCCCACGACCCCGACCCCGCCGTGCCCGCACCCACCGCCACGCCGAGTGCCCGAGGAGCCGTCATCCGGCAGAACTCAGACCCCACTTCCGAAGGGCCTGGCCCCAGCCCGAACCCCCCAGCCTGGGTCCGGCCTGATAATGAGGCCCCTCCAAAG GTGCCTCAGAGGACCTCATCAATCGCCACTGCCCTTAACACCAGTGGGGCCGGAGGGTCCCGGCCAGCGCAGGCGGTCCGTGCTAG ACCTCGCAGCAACTCCGCCTGGCAAATCTATCTGCAAAGGCGGGCAGAGCGGGGCAGCCCCAAGCCTCCAGGGCCCCCTGCTCCGCCCCCCGGCCCGCCCAACGCCTGTAG TAACCCCGACCTCAGGAGGAGCGACCCCGGCTGGGAGCGCTCGGACAGCGTCCTCCCGGCCTCTCACGGGCACCTCCCGCAAGCTGGCTCGCTGGAGCGGAACCGGGTGGGAG CCTCCTCCAAACTGGACAACTCCCCTGTGCTCTCCCCTGGGAACAAAGCCAAGCCCGATGACCACCGCTCGCGGCCAGGCCGGCCCGCA AGCTATAAGCGAGCCATTGGCGAG GATTTTGTGTTGCTGAAAGAGCGGACCCTGGATGAGGCGCCCCGGCCTCCCAAGAAGGCCATGGACTACTCGTCATCCAGCGAGGAGGTGGAGAGCAGCGAGGACGATGAGGAGGAGAGCAACGGCGAGCCGTCAGAGGGGAGCAGAGACACGCCTGGGGCCCG CAGTGATGGAGACACAGACAGCGTCAGCACCATGGTGGTCCACGACGTGGAGGAGATAGCCGGGCCCCAGACCCCCTACGGGGGTGGCACCATGGTGGTCCAGAGA ACCCCCGAGGAGGAACGCAGCCTGCTGCACGCCGACAGCAACGGCTACACAAACCTGCCAGACGTGGTCCAGCCCAGCCACTCGCCCACCGAGAGCAGCAAAGGTCAAAGCCCCCCCTTGAAGGACGGAGGCAGTGAT taCCAGTCTCGTGGGCTGGTAAAAGCCCCTGGCAAGAGCTCTTTCACGATGTTTGTGGACCTGGGGATCTACCAGCCCGGAGGCAGTGGGGACACCATTCCCATTACAG CCCTGGTGGGTGGAGAGGGCAGTCGGCTCGATCAGCTACAGTACGACGTGAGGAAAGGCTCTGTGGTCAACGTGAACCCCACCAACACCCGGGCCCACAGTGAAACCCCCGAGATTCGGAAGTACAAGAAGCGATTCAATTCCGAGATCCTCTGTGCGGCCCTTTGGG GGGTCAACCTGCTGGTGGGCACGGAGAACGGGCTGATGCTGCTGGACCGCAGCGGGCAGGGCAAGGTGTACGGACTCATCGGGCGGCGGCGCTTCCAGCAGATGGACGTGCTGGAGGGACTCAACTTGCTCATCACCATCTCAG GGAAAAGGAACAAACTGCGGGTGTATTACCTGTCCTGGCTCCGGAACAAGATTCTGCACAATGACCCGGAAGTGGAGAAGAAGCAAGGCTGGACCACTGTGGGGGACATGGAGGGCTGCGGACACTACCGCGTGG TGAAATACGAGCGCATCAAGTTCCTGGTCATTGCCCTGAAGAACTCTGTGGAGGTGTATGCCTGGGCCCCCAAACCTTACCACAAATTCATGGCTTTCAAG TCCTTTGCTGACCTCCCACACCGCCCTCTGCTGGTGGACCTGACGGTAGAGGAGGGCCAGCGGCTCAAGGTCATCTACGGCTCCAGCGCCGGCTTCCACGCTGTGGACGTGGACTCGGGGAACAGCTACGACATCTACATCCCTGTGCAC aTCCAGAGCCAAATCACACCCCACGCCATCATCTTCCTCCCCAACACGGACGGCATGGAGATGCTGCTGTGCTATGAGGATGAGGGCGTCTATGTCAACACGTACGGCCGGATCATCAAGGACGTGGTGCTGCAGTGGGGAGAGATGCCCACCTCTGTGG CCTACATCTGCTCCAACCAGATCATGGGCTGGGGAGAGAAAGCCATTGAGATCCGCTCTGTGGAGACAGGCCACCTGGATGGGGTCTTCATGCACAAACGAGCCCAGAGGCTCAAGTTCCTGTGTGAGCGGAACGACAAG gtgTTTTTCGCCTCGGTCCGCTCCGGGGGCAGCAGCCAAGTTTACTTCATGACCTTGAACCGTAACTGCATCATGAACTGGTGA